The Lewinellaceae bacterium genome has a segment encoding these proteins:
- a CDS encoding lycopene cyclase, with amino-acid sequence MNQYDYIITGAGASGLMLAYRMAKDPFFDQKSIALIDVTKKMSNDRTWCFWEKEKGQWDEFLAKSWSDIFFGGTDFEKRFSIAPYTYKMIRSEAFYKAIWETLDKTANFTFIQDSVRSIVDTADGVRVETATESYLAEKVFNSVILSKEFLRQQKYPVLQQHFVGWFIKTETDQFDDQMATFMDFRVPQKGNTRFMYVLPLQKNLALVEYTLFSENLLEQSAYENEIRAYLSTHQIIGYSIVETEKGSIPMTSFDFEKYNTPNILNMGTAGGWTKASTGYTFMNTTKKTAEFVDFLKNNHDLSKFSKRTKFWFYDMIMLDVLAGENHLGARLFSGLFRKTKIQYILKFLDEETSLAEDLKIISSMPTLKFSRALLNRLLRF; translated from the coding sequence ATGAACCAATACGACTATATCATAACAGGCGCAGGAGCCTCCGGATTGATGCTGGCCTACAGGATGGCGAAGGATCCCTTTTTTGACCAGAAATCGATCGCCCTGATCGATGTCACAAAAAAGATGAGCAATGACCGGACCTGGTGTTTTTGGGAAAAAGAAAAAGGGCAATGGGATGAATTCCTCGCCAAATCCTGGAGCGATATTTTTTTTGGGGGCACCGACTTTGAAAAAAGGTTTTCCATCGCCCCTTATACTTACAAAATGATCCGTAGTGAAGCTTTTTACAAGGCCATTTGGGAAACCCTTGACAAAACAGCCAATTTTACGTTTATTCAGGATTCCGTTCGATCCATTGTAGATACCGCTGACGGCGTAAGGGTTGAAACGGCCACAGAAAGTTACCTGGCGGAAAAAGTTTTTAACAGCGTCATTTTATCAAAGGAGTTCCTCCGTCAACAAAAATATCCTGTTTTACAACAGCATTTTGTCGGATGGTTTATCAAAACGGAAACGGACCAGTTCGATGATCAAATGGCCACCTTCATGGATTTCCGGGTGCCGCAAAAGGGCAATACCCGGTTTATGTATGTGTTGCCTTTGCAAAAGAACCTGGCCCTGGTGGAATATACTCTTTTTTCCGAGAATTTACTGGAACAATCCGCCTATGAAAACGAAATCCGGGCATATTTATCCACACACCAAATCATCGGTTACAGCATCGTGGAAACGGAAAAAGGATCCATTCCCATGACCTCTTTTGATTTCGAAAAATACAATACTCCCAATATCCTGAATATGGGAACAGCCGGCGGCTGGACCAAAGCCAGTACCGGATATACTTTCATGAATACGACCAAAAAAACCGCTGAGTTTGTGGATTTTTTGAAAAATAACCATGACTTGTCCAAATTTTCAAAAAGGACAAAATTCTGGTTTTATGACATGATCATGCTGGATGTATTGGCCGGGGAAAACCATTTGGGGGCCCGGCTTTTTTCAGGATTGTTCAGAAAAACAAAAATTCAGTATATCCTAAAATTTCTGGATGAGGAAACCTCCCTGGCCGAAGATCTTAAAATCATTTCGAGTATGCCTACGCTGAAATTCTCCCGGGCACTCCTGAACCGATTGTTGCGTTTTTAA
- a CDS encoding tryptophan-rich sensory protein, producing MEKRKNIILAAINVVWFAVMVTVNALANILPINGKNTGEISDQYPNLFVPAGITFSIWGLIYLLLLIFVINQLYLAVKEKTMGLLSIKSSLVFGLTCILNALWILAWHYEIVALSLLIMVGLLLSLIYLFRQIEASLPLNKQGIIAVSVPISVYLGWISVATIANVTSLLVSVNWNSFGIAPIIWTILMILVGGALGVIMLLKKQNIAYAAVILWAYAGIIIKRMAEDPVRNEILYVVYGVMAVIIVLMINTIVRMARKRQ from the coding sequence ATGGAAAAAAGAAAAAATATAATCCTTGCCGCGATTAACGTGGTATGGTTTGCCGTCATGGTAACGGTAAATGCCCTGGCCAACATCCTGCCCATCAACGGAAAAAATACCGGAGAAATTTCAGATCAATACCCTAATTTGTTCGTGCCGGCCGGCATTACTTTTTCCATTTGGGGATTGATTTATTTACTGCTGCTGATTTTTGTGATTAATCAGTTATATCTCGCCGTAAAAGAAAAAACCATGGGACTATTATCTATAAAAAGCAGCCTGGTTTTTGGCCTTACCTGTATCCTTAATGCCCTTTGGATTCTGGCCTGGCATTATGAAATCGTGGCTTTATCGCTATTGATCATGGTGGGACTCCTTTTGTCATTGATCTATCTGTTCAGGCAAATCGAAGCTTCTCTGCCGCTAAACAAACAGGGAATCATCGCTGTATCGGTTCCGATCAGCGTTTACCTGGGCTGGATTTCCGTTGCCACAATAGCCAATGTAACGTCTTTGCTGGTATCCGTCAACTGGAACAGTTTTGGTATTGCACCCATTATCTGGACCATACTGATGATTCTTGTCGGCGGGGCATTGGGAGTGATCATGTTGCTAAAAAAGCAAAACATAGCCTACGCAGCGGTGATTCTTTGGGCCTATGCCGGCATAATCATAAAAAGAATGGCGGAAGATCCTGTCCGAAATGAAATCCTTTATGTGGTTTATGGAGTGATGGCCGTGATCATTGTATTAATGATCAATACTATTGTGAGAATGGCCCGGAAAAGACAATAA
- a CDS encoding carboxy terminal-processing peptidase produces the protein MKIKKGIIYLSVSIIAIFLLAGAMFPQGTNEEKEAVLMQTILRGLDYMHYQPLEIDDDFSEMVYDEYVDQLFGYGRFVTQEDIERLKVYEKDLDDEAKKGTYEFFNLSLEIFDANLDKTQSFYRDILSKPFDFTLDEKVEMDGEKRKIPKNDLELKEFWRKYLKYETLSRYVDKIEEQKEVGEEGEKKSEEALEAEARGEVLEMFDSWYGRLHKLKRNDRLGYFLNAVTSVFDPHTNYFKPIDKENFNISFSGRLEGIGARLLTDKDYTKVASIVVGGPAWKGKELEENDIILKVAQENEEPVDIKGMEIDDVVQLIRGDKDTKVTLTVKKGDGTIKEIHIVRDIVIIDESYARSLILDGEKEGEKIGYLYLPSFYADFEHEDGRFCAADVAKEIEKLKAAKVDGIIMDIRNNGGGSLEEVVKMSGLFIERGPIVQVKSKGKNPLVKQDFNPSVSYDGPLILMVNSGSASASEILAAALQDYNRALIVGSKSTFGKGTVQTFVNLDKTVNGYEEYKPLGDIKLTIQKFYRINGTSTQKKGVIPDIILPDSYQFIESGEREEAHCLGWDEIDPVAYSQNVFQVQNKDKLRKKSEERIGSSEAFNKILENARRFQKQREETAYSLKLNTFLEEKEKQDKESALYKDMFKTEVVGGIRNLETDLPSIHADESKEARNTDWIKSVSKDVYIDETLKIMHDMLNRKN, from the coding sequence ATGACGAGTATGTAGACCAGCTTTTTGGATATGGTCGTTTTGTGACCCAGGAAGATATCGAAAGACTGAAGGTGTATGAAAAGGATCTCGATGATGAAGCGAAAAAGGGAACCTATGAATTTTTCAACCTCTCGCTTGAAATTTTCGACGCGAATCTGGATAAGACCCAGTCGTTTTACAGGGATATTTTGTCCAAACCTTTTGACTTCACCCTTGATGAAAAGGTTGAAATGGATGGTGAAAAACGGAAAATTCCCAAAAATGACCTTGAATTAAAAGAATTTTGGCGAAAATACCTGAAATACGAAACCCTCTCCCGTTATGTGGATAAAATCGAAGAGCAGAAGGAGGTAGGAGAAGAAGGGGAAAAGAAATCGGAAGAAGCCCTCGAAGCAGAAGCGCGTGGAGAAGTATTGGAAATGTTCGACAGCTGGTATGGAAGGTTGCATAAGCTCAAACGCAATGATCGCCTGGGATATTTTCTCAATGCCGTAACCTCTGTCTTTGATCCGCATACCAATTACTTTAAACCGATAGACAAAGAAAATTTCAACATCAGTTTCAGTGGAAGGCTCGAAGGGATCGGAGCCCGGTTACTGACAGATAAGGATTACACAAAGGTTGCCAGTATCGTAGTGGGTGGCCCCGCCTGGAAAGGTAAAGAACTCGAAGAGAATGATATTATCCTTAAAGTGGCCCAGGAAAATGAGGAGCCTGTGGACATTAAAGGCATGGAGATCGATGATGTAGTGCAGCTGATCCGCGGGGATAAGGATACCAAGGTTACCCTTACCGTCAAAAAAGGCGATGGCACCATCAAGGAGATCCATATTGTAAGGGATATTGTGATCATTGATGAAAGTTATGCCAGGTCTTTGATCCTGGACGGAGAAAAGGAAGGGGAGAAAATAGGTTATTTGTACCTGCCCAGTTTTTATGCTGATTTTGAGCATGAAGACGGCCGTTTTTGTGCGGCTGATGTGGCTAAGGAAATCGAAAAACTTAAAGCCGCCAAAGTGGATGGCATTATTATGGATATCAGGAATAATGGAGGAGGCTCACTGGAAGAAGTGGTGAAAATGTCCGGATTATTCATTGAAAGAGGACCGATCGTGCAGGTGAAGTCCAAAGGGAAAAACCCGTTGGTAAAACAAGATTTTAACCCAAGTGTCAGTTATGACGGGCCCCTTATCCTCATGGTCAATTCGGGAAGTGCTTCGGCTTCGGAAATCCTCGCCGCCGCGCTGCAGGATTACAACCGTGCCCTCATTGTGGGCAGCAAATCCACCTTTGGCAAAGGCACCGTTCAGACATTTGTGAACCTGGATAAAACAGTCAACGGTTATGAAGAATATAAGCCACTGGGTGATATAAAACTGACCATCCAAAAGTTTTATCGCATCAATGGAACCTCAACCCAGAAAAAAGGGGTTATTCCCGATATCATTCTTCCCGACAGTTATCAATTCATTGAATCCGGTGAAAGAGAAGAAGCCCATTGCCTGGGATGGGACGAAATTGATCCTGTGGCCTACAGCCAGAATGTATTCCAGGTCCAGAATAAGGATAAATTGCGTAAAAAGAGTGAAGAAAGAATCGGCAGCAGCGAGGCTTTTAATAAAATACTTGAAAATGCCCGCCGGTTCCAGAAACAGCGGGAAGAAACAGCTTACAGCCTTAAACTGAACACTTTCCTGGAAGAAAAAGAAAAACAGGATAAAGAATCTGCCTTATACAAAGATATGTTCAAAACAGAAGTCGTGGGTGGCATCCGAAACCTGGAAACAGACCTGCCTTCCATCCATGCTGATGAGTCCAAAGAAGCGAGGAACACAGACTGGATCAAGTCCGTTAGCAAGGATGTTTATATCGATGAAACATTAAAGATCATGCACGATATGCTCAACCGGAAAAATTAA